The nucleotide sequence gcaggggggctgttTCAGATCACACCTGGGAAGGTGGCTAACCTACAGACATTGAGTCTTCTCAGCTGCAATCTTCGGCCCcgaccccagcccccagcacacaGTAGTACTCACTAAGTGGATTTATAGAACAGAGGCCTTCACTCCAGTCTCATTTTTAACTTTACACTTAAGTCATTTTGATAATAAGCTGCCTTCattccttatttgaaaaaagcaaggaaaataggTTGgtcatttttaagttaaataactTAATGCAGATTACCGAGATATTGCAGAGGAACAAAAAGGCTGTGATATTCCTCAACACTCTTCTCTTGGCATCACCCCGCAGGAAATGAGGGCGgcagcctgggcctggggtcccttcctggctcccctcctctccctccctgtcacaGGCTTCTCTCAGATGTGCATTTCCGTTGACTGTATGTGGCATGTCACTGCCCAGGGAAGCCACATCCTCGGCCACAGCTCCGCTCTTGAGGCAGGAAGAGGCAAGGGATATGGTATTGCCATTGCAGACTGTGACCACCCGCAGGGTTCTGATGTCCTCGGAGAGCTTCTCTGGCTCTCGGTGAATGGACTCGATGATGAAGAGGTTCTGGATGTACTTCTCGACAATCACCAGGATGGAGTAGGGCAGGTTGAACCAGGTGTAGGGGGGACAGGCTTCAGCACAGAGGATGGCCAGGATAGACCCCCAGGAGATGAGCCAGGAGCCGGAGGCAGTGCCCACCAAGAGGTCCGCGTCCAGTTTGCGGGCTGGGTTTCTGGACTCATCTAGTGATCTCTCATCTATCCTGTAAATCCGGATTCCAAGCACCCCTGCGGCCCCCATGAGCATCAGCAAGGCGATGGCATACAGGTAGAACATGATGAGTGCCGACTCGCTCTTGGTTTTGGAGCGCCCAATCTGAATCAGATAGACCACCACGACCCCAATCGTGGCAGCCAGCACGGTCAGGCCCAGGACCGAGCCCGCCATGACCCCGGGGAACTTAAACTGCATGTTGTGGTTCTGCTGACTGTCCACATTGCGCCCGATGTTCTTCCACAGGACGTAGAGCATCGTGGAAGCCAGGATCTGGTATTCTATGTTGAAGGGGTAGAGGTAGTAGATCCCCTGCGAGATGGCAGAGCAGAACGTCGGGGGCGAGCAGTTGCACGGAGGCGTGTGGTCATCCAAGACTGGAGGCAAGAGGGACATGCGTGTGAGGGCGGTCAACATGGTCAGTGGGCAAGTGGGCAACACACAGGAGTATTTTCACCAAGGATTCGCACGTGGGTTTTCCCATCGGATTAAAGCTCTGTTTTGTGGCTTATTGCCATGTTTAAGATCACCactagaaagggaggtgggcggggggttggagtgactgggtgatgggcactgaggggggcacttggcgggatgagcactgggtgttatgctaagttggcaagttgaactccaataataaaaaaaaaattaaaaaaaataagatcaccACTAAATTGACAGCCACAAACATCCCCCAAGGAATCCTATTTTATCCCTACATCAGCCCCTATGAACACTATTGTGGAAATTTATTTAGCATATAAAGATGTTCACAAGATTTTGCTGAACCAAAGAGGCTGGCTAAAGAGGATAGagtataattcctttttttaaaaaggttttatttatttattcatgggagacacaaagagagagaggcagagacacaggcagagggagaagcaggctccatgcagggagcctgatgtgggactcgatcctggaactccaggatcacgccctgggctgaaggcagatgctcaactgctaagccacccaggcgcccttaattccattttttataaacgatagatagatagatagatagatagatagatagatagatagatagagaaaaaatctggaaagttATAAGTGAAAAGGTTAACAATGGTTATCTGAGAGTGGAAAAATGGTaggcaatttttcttttcttctcttttctttctttttcttttatcttagtAGAAGAAAGTTCTATCATGTCTCTTCCCTCCAGGTTTATggggatataattgacatgtaacattgtaaGTGTGGGGTGTCCAGTGTTACTTCTCTCCAGGTTTCGCTTCCCTAAATTCTCTAAACTTTCTATGTGAATGTGATTTACATgcgtgattttttttaattgttgcattcttctaaagatttatttctttattttagagagagagagttcatgcaagtggggagaggggtagaagagaagcagactccctgctgagcgtggagcccaatgcggggctggatctaacaaccctgatatcatgaccggagccaaaaacAAGATtcggacgcttaaccgactgagccaccgaggtgcccctaaattactattttaaaaaaaataactttgtgaGAGAAAATGCCCCTTTTCATCAGCAAAGATTTTGCTCTTGAGAATATTTAATACTAGCAAGTGTAGTGTGAGACAGTCACCATCAAACACCAACGGTTGGTGTGGGAGTTGGCACCACCTTCTGGAAGGCACTTGGCAATGGTATAAAGAACTATTCCATAACAAGGAGAGAAAATGCtgtaaataaatagtaaaatatgtaacaaaagCCTTAAAGATGATACAACCATAGTCTCTGACCTATGATTCAATCTATTGTAATGGACAAGTAAAAATGTAATCAAAGCATTAGGTagaattgtgtgtgtatgtgggtgtgggtgggtgcGCGCccacgagagagagaaagagagagacctcaGTGTTCaacaatttagaaattttttaatgaattttggtgcctccatacaatggaatagtaagCAGCCATTAAAAAGTATAAGTTGCGTTTTAATGATACAGGAAAATATTCATGTTACATAACAatggaaacaagaagaaaaaaaattgtatatacagTATTTTCTAAATGCATACCCCAGCTCAGTACTCAGTCATGAAATCAATTTGGCAGGTAGCtgccaatatattttttcaacaGAATGGACTCCTTGTGGAAGAGGACAGAATGGAATAGAATGACATCAATACGAATAGAAATCTGACTGTCTCTGATACGGTGAGGTTATTTCATGACctacgtgtgcacacacacaggtctGTGTGTATTTGGGTTGCAGTGTAAGTTGTATTTCTTACTGTAGGCTGAAGTCAAAAAGAAAGATTGAATTTATATAGTATTATCTtcaccataaataaataaataggacacTACAAAGAACTAAGCCAATATTAATAGCATGTAACTGCAATTCTGGGCAGGTGCtattgaaggttttttttctttacactttgTCATTGTTTTAACTTATGATTTGCATATGCCAGGTATAAAATCAAATGGAAAGCCCTGTGGCAGCACAAATCACCTCACCTTAGCAGAGTACTGCAGTTTTGAATTCATAAGGAGTTTCCCCCAACTCGTGACCCAGTACGGTACTATGTAAAAGCCAGGGGAAGGAATCGAGGAGAAAGGCTCAGATGAACAGAATGTTAGAACTGATGGAGTCCTTTGTGAATGTATCCAATGCCATCTTTCTACAGAGGTTCCTGGGGACAAATTAAATCCTGGTTCTTCAACCATTGGCTTGCTGTGTGAACCTGGGGCTAGTTACTTAACTCCTCTTTGCCTTGATGTCTTCATCCGTATAATAAGATCAACACTGACTACCCCACAGTGTTTTGGGTGCAGAATTAAATGAACCACGTGGTTCTAGAACAGTGTGCCAGGCACACAACAGACGTGTATAagtttgtttttgtcattgttttcgCTGCTATTACTGTGATGGACACCAAGGAAAAGAGAAGTGCTTCCCCAAGATTTGGCTGCTAGTGTGGAGCAAGGCTTGGAGGGTAAAGAAATAGCATGTGCCCCTGATTTCATCATCCCCACCCAACTGGTGGGGAAACAGTTTTCAGGTTGccctcagggcgcctgggtggctcagttagttaggtgtccaactcttggtttcaactcaggtcatgatctcagggttgtgagatcaagcccagcatttgGCTCCATACTTGATGGTGactcttcttgagattctctctctctctctgcccctccccactttgctctctgtctctctcaaatacataaataaatctttttaaaaaatagtgaagttgCTCTCAGTGATGGCCGTGGGGTCATACAGTGAGTGTAGATGTGTAATACATCAAAGCTGGAAAGACTCCCTATAATGCCTGGTGCAGGTCCCCTCACTTGATGAATGAGAAAAGGGAAGCCCAGAGAAGTTGAATGGCTTCCAAAAGTCATACAGCCAGTATGTAATGAAAACTAGACCCAAATCTGGGATGTCCAGTTCCCAGGACATTTCCCCTCCACACATTCCTGTCAGCCCCATCCCACTGCTCTAATAGAGAAGCGACAGGTCATAAACGTTAAAgaacttggaaggaaaaaaaataaaataaaataaagaacttggaAGGAGGTAGACTGGCGGGGTCTCAAATAGGAGCAAGGGGGAATAAAGATGAGCCAAAAGTGCAAGCCCAGTAGAGTTAGATAAAAACttcaaacaggggatccctgggtggctcagtggtttagcgcctgcctttggcccggggcgcgatcctggagtcctgggatcaagtcccacattgggctcccggcatgcaGCTTGCtttgccttctgcctgtgtctctgcctctctctctctatgtctattataaataaataaataaataaatctttaaaaaaaaaaaaacttcaaacaaaCTAAAACCAATTAACAGCAACCCTTCGATTTCTTGGGTATTTTAAAGCTATACTTTTAGCAGAATGAACCGGTAATAGAGgcttaattaaaaacacaataactgCCAATCTTCCATAGCTGTAAACAAAGACATTCACTTCCACACCAAACTGTACCGTGAGAAATGGTACCCTAAATGATACCCCTTGGGTCTGACAAGCCCCTGAGTCACCGAAGAAACCACTAATTATGCTCAGCACATCCTACTTATGGAACCAGGATGAGGGACTTGGGAGGTTTTGAAAGATTTTCAACAACAGATGATTGTCTGGCCAACATTGAATTGGGTGAACCCTGCCCCTCCATCTCTGAACCTTCTGGTCTCTACAGGTTTCTGAGAGGTTCCAGCATGGGGGCAGGGCAACTCTTATCACTCACCTATTGTGATGTTCCCAAAGCCCAGGGTGATAAGCCGTTCCTTGTGCTCATTAAGTTGGTGCTTTGATTCATTCAGGACACCATTGGTCCACAGGAGCAGATTGGTGAACACTGAGTGGATCACCCCAAATCTGAAAAACACAGGGACTCAGTTATTGAACAGCCCTGGGGAGCTCCAAGCCCCATGGGGTGAGATGGAAACATTGCATGTGCATGCAttcacatgcgcacacacacatacacacacacgcctCCTTCTTAGCCATGATTCTAGTTTCACCAGGCAGCTCAGACTCTGGGTGGGTCGCTGTCTGGGGAGAGGCAGTTCCATGAGAACTTCCAAAACCACAGTCTGGGCATTTTGTCATAATCGTGAACTGCCAGTACTCAATTCATTGTCAATGGGATAAAAAGAAACTGGGTCTTAGAAGCAGGGGTTCAGGGGTGGAAACTTACTGAAAGCACGCACCAACCCCACCATACCCCAAATCCTTTCTTccagaagggaagaggagagaaccATGAGGGAAGGATGAAGGGCTACACTGGAAATGTGGAGAGTTGGGCATGCCCTTACTATTGTCTGGCCAACCCAGCAGTCATCAACCACCAGCTCTGTTTGGCCACTAACCTCTAAAGAAACTGAAACAAGTCAGAGACTTGCTCTCCGGTCTCCCCTGCAGCGAGGCATGGCCACTCTAGCCAGTGGGACGTGAGGTCAAGACTACTGGGCACTACGGAGAGCTTCTACTTTTATGATAAAAGGAATGAGAATAAGAAAAACCTACTCACTGTCCCTCTCACCTTTATTTCCAGCCTTGAATACAGACATGAAGGCTGGCCTTCTGGCAGCTATCTTGTGACCATGAAGCAACCAGTATGGGATGAAACACTAACCCATTGAGAATGGCAGAGCAAAAGCATAAAAAGCATCACGCTGAGTTTCTGGAATCTCAGGTTCAGGGATTAGGCTGAAGTCACAAATAAAGGCAGTAGCTGCCTTGGGGTTTGAGGAACTAGTAAGCAGCAGAGCTGTCCCAGTCTGACCCCTTACCTCAATACCACACCCCTAAGAAGGAAGAAGATGACATGGAAGGTGGATGCTGGACTCGGGCACAAAGAGAGGTCTGTGGGGAATATGGTTCCAATGGGATCAGAGTGCATCTCAAAACCTCCAGGCTGCCCATGCCTGTGGTTTAAGATGTATGCACATTGGTAGTCTCCAGGCACTTAACAGTGGGCCTTGCAGGTGGCAGAAGCAGCAAACCCTGGGGATTTGGGAGAGGTATCCTTCTAGAATGCATCACTGATGGCTCCTATGGTGGAGAGCACAGGCCCCAGAGGAAGCACGCCCGGACCCATCTAACCAAGAGCATGCTTGTCCACGATCTGCCTGCGGGAAAACTGGTACACCTGTCTTCTCAACCTTGACCTTTCCTCTCCTCTGAGTTTTAACACCAGCTGATCCCTCTCAGGCTCCCACAAGTGACTGCACGCCAGACTTCCCTCATTTGAACCCTGGCTTCCTTGGGCAGCTGCAGAATAACCAGGCACAGGTGGACAAGGAAACAGGTGTTTGCCCATCTGCTTGCCCCCGTGCTTGCCCAGTTCTATAGACTGTGGCCAGCCTGCCCTGGGGCATCTGGAAGGCACTGGATAGATCCTTGGACAAATGAAGACAATGCTGTTTGCCTCGGGCTAGCTGccttttcttttacttataatGCACACAgctcccttttcttctctttcctgggcCAAATGGCACCGTCCAATCCCAGGCCACTGAACCCGATGAGATAATGCCCATGCCACCTGCAGCTGGAGCCTGGCGTGCCGTGCAAGCTCCCTGAGAGCTAGCAGCCTCCTGTTGGTCTGACCTGGAAATTGTCCTACACACTAAAGGCAGACATCACTTTCTCATGCCAGGTGGCCTTGCTCATACTTGAGGCTAATAGTCCAAGACCACAACAAAGACAAGGCTTCCATGAGCCACTTCTGATCTTGGTTTATGTTCTCAGTTCTGCTTGCAGAACTCCTGTTCCTCTAAACCTCACCCTggggaagagaaaggactcaaacaaGTTAAGGGGAATTCTTAGATCAGGAGAATAGTCCCAGGACATACTAAAAGCATGGAACAGTAAAATGAATATTGGCTCAAAAGACCAGGGGAGAAAAACCCAGCAAGTCCACAAGTGGTAAATTCTGAAGCCTTCAGGGCCTGGCAGGAAATGAGAATGAATAAAGGAGGTCTGGGGCACATTAGGGAGTGGTGGGGTCTGTAGCAAATTGAAGGGACAGCCTCCACTCAGCTCTGGCCCTTTGCTGCATGCACATTTAAGACTGTCAAATCTTCTGAGTTTTCTAGAGAAGTCTAAACCTAAAACCTAAACGTGGtaactaaaaaatgtttaacatttcaCCCTACAAATAAAACAAGCTAAATCAAGCTCTATGCCTCTCCCTGTCCAGGTTAGCACAGGGCCCCAAGACAGGGAGAGGCTTGTGTCCAGTCACTCAGCAAGCAGGGCCGACACAGCATTGCGTCCCATCCAGTGAAATCCCCTCAGATGACAGAGCTGGGTGGTAAATGTCTGGGTGCGTGGCCTAGAGCAGTGTTGTCCAAACACTGACAGTGCAAGACACAGGTGTGAGCcacatgtgtaattttaaattttcttgtagccacatttttaaaaagtggtaagaTAAGGAACAGATGAAAATAGttggaataattttctttgaaaccCAATCTATCAAAGACACTATGATGTTAACATGATCAAtaccaacaaaaaaaatgattattggGATATTTTACATTCTGTCTGCCATCCTAGTCTCCAAAATCTGGTGCATATTATATACTTCCTGCATATCTCAGTTGGAAGTAGCCACAGCTCAAGTTCTCAGTAGCCACATGCAGCTAGTGGCTGCTGTACTAGACAGCGCAGATGCAGAAAGCAAAGCCAAAGACCCTTTTCTACCTGGTGGGAAATGGGCCCAATGTCCTGAGGCTGCTATCACAGAAGTgacaaaagcaaagagagagacCCCACCAGCACAGCCAGGGAGCCATAGCAGTCACAGCAACACATGGACATCCCATTGGATTTAAAGTTGACAGTCAGAGCCCCCCGGCTCTGCACAGGCAAGCTGTCTGACCTTgagcttttgctttgtttctttgagcctcggttttctcatctgatgAATGGGACTTACAGTCGCATGGGCCCTAAGTGACAGGACTAGCATGAGAGAAGTCCTCACAAGTAACACGCATAAAAGAAAGTGCTTTCTACGTGGGCAAGTCCACTCCACTCAACTAGGAGCTTCTGGGTAGAGACAAGAGGCTCAGTGCACACCTATTGAAAATATCTCACCCTTTATCCCAACGGGTCTACTTCTAGGAATTCAACCAAACAGATCATCAGAGGTGTTTACAAATATGTTTGACCAAAGATGTTCATCACAATATgatttataatagcaacaaaacTTTCAGAAAGATTAAGCGTTCCACAATAGGTGTTATGGACTGGCTCGTGTCCCCTCACAATTCCTCTATTGGAACCCTGGCcccagtgtgactatatttggagacggGCCTCTAAGGAGGTAAGCAAGGGTAATTGAGGTGCTAATGGTGAGATCATAATCCaatagaggaggaagagacagcaGAGCTCTCTGTCCTTGAGCACAGAGGGAAGGCCACGTGAGGCCACAGCAGAAAGGCCCCTGAAACCAGCCCTGCTGCCACCGTtatcctggacttccagcctccagaaccatgagaaccACGTGCTTCTGTTGTTCTTGCCTCCCACTGTACGGCATTCCATCAGCATAGCCCGAGCAGACTGACACAATAGGGCGCTGGTGAGACAAACTCTGGTAGTGGCACACTGGGCTGTCAGGAGAGGCCATGGGGTAGACAAACACCGATGGCAGGACATgagaacagaaaaatggaaagaagaagcCGAGCAAGAAGAGCAGGATCACagctgcaaaaagaaaaagaaggggcacctgggtggctcagtcggtcaagccatctcccttcagctcaggccatgatcccagggtcctgggtggagtccagcatcgggctccctgctcggtggggagcctgcttctccctctgcctctgtccctgccccctgcccatgtgcccccctcagagaaataaataaaatatttttttaaaaaaggaaaaagacatgaataaataagtaaagcctttaaaaaaaaataaagtaggaaacaTTTGGcaccacaaaaaaaataataaaataaaataaaataaaaaaggaaaaaggaataaaaactataTCTATTCATGAAAACAAGACTGGCCCAAAGCAGACCACAATGTTAATAGTAGTTACCATGCTGGGTGGTGGGGATCACTCTGGCCGCTATAATCAAGcaattatttctcacagttcttcaAACTGGGAGTCAAAGTTTGGTTTTGGTGAGAGCCCTGTCCTTGTGCCTCACATGGCCTCTCCTCTGGTTGTgcagacagagatgcagagatctctggtgtctcttcatataagggcactaatcccatgttgggggccccaccctcaggacctcatctaaacctaattaccctCCAAAGGCCCTGCCTCCAAATACTGTCATGTTGAAGGTTAaggctttaacatatgaattttgggaaaaCACAAACATTCATTCCATAACAGTGGCATTAAGGTGATCTTTAGAGCCTATTTGATCCTTACAAGTCTTCTTAGCTAAAAATTATAAtcctggggtacctggtggctcagttggttaagcatctgccttcggctcaggtcatgattccagcgtcctgggattcagacatgcatcaggctccctgctcagtggggagtctgcttttctttctccctctgccccctctacccctgctcgtgtgctctctctttctcaaacaaataaataaataaataaatttcaaaaatcttaaaaaaaaagtataatcctTAAAGAGCAGAGTAGATGAAGTGAAACTCACTCCCCAAAATAAAGACAGCAAGTGCTGTCCTCATGCTGGGCATGTAGCCCACCCTTGCCAAGGGGAGGAAGAGACCATACACATACTCCTCGCTCCCCAGCATACATAATGGGATAACCCAGGACAGAAATCCCAGGCCTGCCACTTGCGTTCTGGAGACCCGGGGCAAGTCCCCTAAACTGCTAGAACCTGCAGCCGCACCCCGTCAATGCAGGGAAGCATAGTTACCAAGTTACCCCTTACAGAGCCCCCATGCAGGTTAAATGTGAGATTGGGCATGGATGTCTTTGCTGTGCTCGAAGGGACGACTAAAGttctctttgttctgttcttGAGGGCTGGACCTCATTTGTCCTTGATTTGTCCATTTGACTGCATTTGTCCATTACCTTCCCTGGAAGCAGAAGCACTGGTGCCCCTTtgggcccctcccctgctcctcctgcatCAGAATGCCTGGCTTCTCCTGTTACTGCTGGGGTTAAAGATCACTACCAAAGCCACCACTCGGAGCTGTGGAGGGATAGCACAGGCTGCCAGGGCACAGCTCCTAGACCTCCCACCAGGTGCCTGGGATACCTTGGCCCATCAATCCTACATATCCCCAACAGGGCCTGGCAGTGGGCTCTGCACACAGCAGTAGCTCAAAGATGCTTAACTGCTTGTTGAGGCTGATCTTTTCTGCATAACGAGATAGGTAAAAAGTTATTTCTCTAGCAATAGTCGAGCAAAATAGTTCTGCCCAGTGGTCATCCATAAATCAATCCTTTAAATACTTGTTATCATTTCAAATGGTCCTGGGGGAGTTGTctgttcctcattttttttaaagatttatttatttatttatttatttatttatttatttatttatttatttatttatttatgatagacacagagagaaagagagagaggcagagacacaggcagaggcagaagcaggctccatgtcgaaagcctgacgcgggacccgatcctgggactccaggatcgcaccctgggccaaaggcaggcgccaaactgctgagccacccaggggtcccctgtcTGTTCCTCATTGATATGGGTTCTTTCTAGGAAGCAAATGCTAAGGGTAAGTGATTCACTGGTATGTGTGCATCCAGGACTTTCTTACATGTTAACAATACTTCCCATCTTGTTAATTCACCCTATTTTCCTATAGGTTCTGTCCCTTGATCCTCACAAGCACTGAGAGAAAGGTGACGGATATAATAACCTGACCCCACATTTACTGAGCGCTTGTCATGCACCAGGCACATACTTAGATCAATTGCTTCATTCGGTCCTCCGAGGTTGGCTCTactattacctccattttacagatgaggaaaacgaAGGATCGTAAAGGAAAGTGTCTCAGATGGCAGCGTCAGAGTTGAAACCTACATTGTCCTACTTCCATGCCCAGGAAGAGGCAGATGGTGCAGGGTCTCCTCCCCAGGCCACAAGTGAGGGCTTTGCTTGTCAGGATGGAGGGAAGAGTTGGTTTCATAGTTACAACCCAAGCATGATGGCTGTGATGAGTTCATTTGTTCTAGACATACACCGAATTCAACAGTAGAACAATTCCCATGACTTTTACCTTTCCAGTGTTTTGAAGGACTGGATGACATCCTTTGCATGCCCCCAAAGGAAATACACctaggaaatgaagaaagaaaagaaaaatgcatcgGTGAAAGCCATCCTTGTATTTGTATGCTGAGAAGCTAAGAAACGTCCAGAAATGGAATGGGAAAGAAGATGCTGGAGAACATCAGAGACCTCCCATCCCAAGGGTGCCAAGTCTCCGGATTCATCTCAGGTGGCAGTGGCGTCCCTGGGTGGGGACTGTACTCCAGGAGCACAGAAGTGAGAACTGATTAAGGAGGCTTCCAGGTTTGGGAGGAAGAGCCGTCAGGACAGGTGGAAGCTGTCAGCAGGGACGGGCCTTGGGACGTGGCAGCTTGCCTGTCATGATCCCTATTATCCCAATTCTATCACCCGAGTTAGGTTCCCTCCAAGAAATATCCACCGAACAGTTCCTACACCAGGGGCCTGAAATCAAATTTTGAGTGCTTTAAGTGAAGAGCAGATTGATTCGGGCTGGTCCTTCATTTCACTGTGTGATATGTGCCACCAGACAGACCCCTGGCCTGCCTGCAGCACACCACAGGGACTGATGATGGGAGGTGCTGGGGTGGGACCTGTGGCAAATCCTGGGCAAGTCGGGGGACCTTTCTCCGTGTGTTTTCCCTTCCATGAAACAGGGATGATCACGGACCCTACGTTGGAGATATTATGATCAGTTAAATAAGACTATCCATGCCAACTACTTAGAACAGCGCCCCGAGTGGGTGCATTTTCAGTAAAATTCTCCGCCGTCAACTCACTCACGCACTGGCACTGACTGAACACCTCCTACGTACCTGCTATTATTTGAGCTCCTAAAACATTCTGCGCTTTatttcacacacaaacacacccactGCATACCAAGCACTGCTGGGCACTTTATAAATGAGTCTCATTTAACGTTCATCTTGCAATTAAGTGCTATAAGAAGAAAAGCAGACAGCACAAAAGAAAATTTACGTACACGTCCTATCCTTCCACATTGTTTTAGCTAAGACTTACTGGCCTGCCCTGAGAACACTTTCAGGGCATGGTTCTTGAAACATCTAACAACTTAAGAAACAGATAGCAGTGGCTCCTGGAGGAGATGACATCCAGCCCAACAATAGCGAAACAGTTCTGTAAGTGGACTTATCCATTATTTCCAAGTTAGCTTCTTAATTGATACTTTCATAAAGAGTACATAGcaccacaaaaaaaaagtttataatttttttaagtgaaaccTCAGAATAGAAAATTCCGCACCTTCTCTGTAAAGCTTCCATGAGAATGTACGCTTGAGTACAAGGGAGAGAACCCAAAAACGGCAACAAGTGTTTCAGTTAATGGGCCCACAGATGCATTGTCTGTACACTTTctcctttccaattttttctgttaaattatattttaaaattaaatattttttaattaccatgtaatccagcaatcccacttctgggtatatatccaaaggaattgaaagcaaggtttcaaaaagatatatgtacgcCCATGTCTATGGCAGCATtaatcacaatagccaaaaggcagaagcaaCGCAGGTGTCCATTGATGAAGAATAATCAGAAAGTGGTccagccatacaatggaataatgcTCAGCCTTAAataagaaggaaatcctgacacctgctatcacatggataaaccttgaagacAATGAGGTCAATGAAacaaagccagtcacaaaaggacaaatactgtatgattctgctTATCTGGGGTTCCTAAAGTAGTtgaattcatagagacaggaagtagaaataGTGggtaccaggggctgggggaagcgGGAATCAgtagttagtgtttaatgggttgGAGTTTTAATTTTGCAAGAGGAaggagttctggagattggttg is from Canis lupus familiaris isolate Mischka breed German Shepherd chromosome 3, alternate assembly UU_Cfam_GSD_1.0, whole genome shotgun sequence and encodes:
- the OTOP1 gene encoding proton channel OTOP1, which gives rise to MPEGQGAPPSPRAARSAPARVSAGPATRPSPRLPARGSAGCPQSPEPPEPPEPPRGRRGAVRAGVPQKLAEALSSQYGLIVFVAGLLLLLAWAVHASGVGKSHLLCLLTALMLLQLLWMLWYVRRSAAHRRLIRPKDTHAGARWLRGSITLFAAITIILGCLKVGYFVGFSECLSATEGVFPVTHAVHTLLQVYFLWGHAKDVIQSFKTLERFGVIHSVFTNLLLWTNGVLNESKHQLNEHKERLITLGFGNITIVLDDHTPPCNCSPPTFCSAISQGIYYLYPFNIEYQILASTMLYVLWKNIGRNVDSQQNHNMQFKFPGVMAGSVLGLTVLAATIGVVVVYLIQIGRSKTKSESALIMFYLYAIALLMLMGAAGVLGIRIYRIDERSLDESRNPARKLDADLLVGTASGSWLISWGSILAILCAEACPPYTWFNLPYSILVIVEKYIQNLFIIESIHREPEKLSEDIRTLRVVTVCNGNTISLASSCLKSGAVAEDVASLGSDMPHTVNGNAHLREACDREGEEGSQEGTPGPGCRPHFLRGDAKRRVLRNITAFLFLCNISLWIPPAFGCRPEYDNGLEEIVFGFEPWIIVVNLAMPFSIFYRMHAAASLFEVYCKI